In a single window of the Amycolatopsis sp. cg5 genome:
- a CDS encoding prolyl oligopeptidase family protein gives MMPYPEALAVPLVETMHGRQVADPFRWLEDAESPATTEWLAAQEQLTDGYFSALPVDHWRARLGELAAYERVSPPFPCGERVFFTRMGAEDDMPRLRLRDADGTDRDVLDLAPGQVLDRWDPSPDGRLLAYQVSLRGDERSVLRVLDVDTGAVVDGPIDRVRYSSIAWLPDGSGFYYVRGADDRRVLFHRIGADPDADPVVFGQDFPPRTGFQVTAHAGRWLTVHTRQGLAPGNRIWLADLSTPQFRPMDVGSDEAIHAVRITEDGTAYLLTTEGAPRGRLLVAKVDTGLWRELVPEDPKAVLEAIAATDTELLVLHARSGVHELTAHDRATGKPLRRVRLPGAGRVTGITERPDRAGLWLEYTDHCTPDRVYRYRTGDGRVLSSGVAPKRAVPTRHVTYHSLDGTAVRMLLIGAGDGSRPRPTLITGYGGFGISVRPAYDPSVLAWVEAGGLIAIPAVRGGGEEGADWHHAGRGPAKQRGFDDFTAAARWLIDQGWTTADRLGAFGASNGGLLVGAAVTQHPELYRAAVCIAPLLDMVRYESFGLGASWRQEYGSVAEPAELDWLLSYSPYHHVRRADYPAMLFQVYGNDTRVDPLHARKMCARLQHANPAGMPVLFQNLPDMGHGPRARSQAVSAAATMLAFLAYETGLGLAEEPDQAVP, from the coding sequence ATGATGCCGTACCCGGAAGCCCTCGCCGTGCCGTTGGTCGAGACGATGCACGGGCGGCAGGTGGCCGACCCCTTCCGCTGGCTGGAGGACGCCGAGAGCCCTGCGACCACTGAGTGGCTCGCCGCCCAGGAACAGCTGACCGACGGCTACTTCTCCGCGCTGCCGGTGGATCACTGGCGTGCCAGGCTGGGTGAGCTGGCCGCGTATGAGCGTGTCTCGCCGCCATTCCCTTGCGGGGAAAGGGTTTTCTTCACCAGGATGGGCGCCGAGGACGACATGCCCCGGCTGCGTCTGCGCGACGCCGACGGCACGGACCGGGACGTGCTCGACCTCGCACCCGGGCAAGTCCTCGACCGCTGGGATCCCTCCCCGGACGGCCGCCTGCTGGCCTATCAGGTCTCCCTGCGTGGCGACGAACGGTCGGTGTTGCGTGTCCTCGACGTCGACACCGGCGCGGTGGTCGACGGGCCGATCGACCGCGTCCGCTATTCGTCGATCGCCTGGCTGCCGGATGGTTCCGGCTTCTACTACGTCCGAGGCGCCGACGACCGCCGCGTCCTGTTCCACCGGATCGGCGCCGACCCCGACGCGGACCCGGTCGTGTTCGGCCAGGATTTCCCGCCGCGGACGGGTTTTCAGGTCACCGCGCACGCGGGCCGCTGGCTGACGGTCCACACGCGACAGGGTTTGGCTCCGGGCAACCGGATCTGGCTCGCGGACCTGTCCACGCCCCAATTCCGGCCGATGGACGTCGGATCGGACGAAGCCATCCACGCGGTGCGGATCACGGAGGACGGGACCGCTTACCTCCTGACGACAGAGGGCGCGCCGCGCGGCCGTCTCCTCGTCGCCAAGGTCGACACCGGTCTCTGGCGCGAGCTTGTTCCCGAGGACCCGAAAGCGGTGCTGGAGGCGATCGCGGCCACCGACACGGAACTGCTCGTCCTGCATGCCCGAAGCGGCGTTCACGAACTGACCGCGCACGACCGCGCGACAGGCAAGCCACTACGACGCGTCCGCCTGCCCGGCGCCGGGCGTGTCACAGGGATCACCGAGCGGCCCGACCGCGCGGGTCTCTGGCTGGAGTACACCGATCACTGCACGCCGGACCGGGTGTACCGGTACCGGACCGGCGATGGCCGGGTGCTGTCCTCGGGCGTGGCCCCGAAACGTGCAGTGCCCACCCGCCACGTCACCTACCACTCCCTGGACGGCACGGCCGTGCGGATGCTCCTGATCGGGGCCGGCGACGGGTCCCGGCCGCGCCCCACGCTCATCACCGGGTACGGCGGCTTCGGCATCAGCGTGCGCCCCGCCTACGACCCGTCCGTGCTCGCCTGGGTCGAAGCCGGTGGCCTGATCGCCATCCCGGCGGTCCGGGGCGGTGGCGAGGAAGGCGCCGACTGGCACCACGCGGGCAGGGGACCGGCCAAGCAACGCGGTTTCGACGACTTCACCGCCGCCGCCCGCTGGCTGATCGACCAGGGCTGGACCACGGCCGACCGGCTGGGCGCGTTCGGGGCGAGCAACGGGGGCCTGCTCGTGGGTGCCGCGGTGACCCAGCATCCGGAGCTGTACCGGGCCGCGGTCTGCATCGCGCCGTTGCTGGACATGGTCCGCTACGAGTCGTTCGGCCTCGGCGCGTCCTGGCGACAGGAGTACGGCAGCGTGGCCGAGCCCGCCGAACTCGACTGGCTGCTGTCCTACTCGCCGTATCACCACGTGCGGCGAGCCGACTATCCGGCGATGTTGTTCCAGGTGTACGGCAACGACACCCGCGTGGATCCCTTGCACGCCAGGAAGATGTGCGCCCGCCTGCAACACGCCAATCCAGCGGGCATGCCCGTGCTGTTCCAGAACCTGCCCGACATGGGCCATGGACCCAGAGCCCGTTCTCAGGCGGTTTCGGCCGCCGCCACCATGCTTGCCTTCCTGGCCTACGAAACAGGGTTAGGCCTCGCCGAAGAACCCGACCAGGCCGTCCCATGA
- a CDS encoding LysR family transcriptional regulator: MALEIRHLRAICAIAAAGSLSQAAAALGMSQPSLTSLLQRLERQIGTPLFVRSHLGVTPTPVGEQTLRRALVLLLEFDRFEADVLGAAGDGPVRLGSSQMDCLPTFIERLDEALPSIELTVHIEPSSSVLAQALAHATLDIAVIAMSDDQEVPLAKQLGHRVLFPWIPVFIGLPASHRLAGETEVDLADLAEDAWIGPPGPEDGSLTSLRAATHRAGFTPNIRFECPNGGGRQLIAAGQAVQLVEPTAPELPGMVVKPLKGDPMRMRLVLAWRKERLTWDQTEHVYRAAMTSYTRHAMASTPFRSWWDRRRATQSWDGLVGFFGEA; encoded by the coding sequence ATGGCTCTGGAGATCCGGCATCTGCGGGCGATCTGCGCCATCGCCGCGGCGGGCAGCCTCTCGCAGGCGGCCGCCGCGCTCGGCATGTCCCAGCCGTCGCTGACCTCGCTGCTGCAGCGGCTCGAACGCCAGATCGGCACTCCGCTGTTCGTGCGCAGCCACCTCGGTGTCACGCCGACGCCGGTCGGCGAGCAGACGCTGCGGCGCGCGCTGGTGCTGCTACTGGAGTTCGACCGGTTCGAGGCCGACGTGCTCGGCGCCGCCGGCGACGGCCCTGTCCGGCTCGGTTCGTCCCAAATGGACTGTCTGCCGACCTTCATCGAGCGGCTGGACGAAGCGCTGCCCTCGATCGAGCTGACCGTCCACATCGAACCGTCCAGTTCCGTGCTGGCGCAGGCGCTCGCGCACGCCACGCTCGACATCGCCGTCATCGCCATGTCCGACGACCAGGAAGTACCGCTCGCCAAGCAGCTCGGGCACCGCGTGCTGTTCCCGTGGATCCCGGTCTTCATCGGACTGCCCGCCAGCCATCGGCTCGCCGGTGAGACCGAGGTCGACCTCGCTGACCTCGCCGAAGACGCCTGGATCGGCCCGCCCGGTCCCGAGGACGGCTCGCTCACCTCGCTGCGCGCGGCCACGCACCGGGCGGGCTTCACGCCGAACATCCGCTTCGAATGCCCGAACGGCGGCGGCCGCCAGCTCATCGCCGCCGGGCAGGCCGTCCAGCTGGTCGAGCCGACCGCGCCGGAGCTGCCCGGCATGGTCGTCAAGCCGCTGAAAGGCGACCCGATGCGCATGCGGCTGGTGCTCGCCTGGCGCAAGGAACGCCTGACCTGGGACCAAACCGAGCATGTCTACCGCGCGGCGATGACCTCCTACACCCGGCACGCGATGGCGTCGACGCCGTTCCGGTCGTGGTGGGACCGCCGCCGCGCCACCCAGTCATGGGACGGCCTGGTCGGGTTCTTCGGCGAGGCCTAA
- a CDS encoding aminopeptidase P family protein → MTDRTRPDLNALLAAKGFRDWIREGWEPDADVVEVPPGTAEAAAAHRARLAAELPGRRIALAAGRAPVRSNDTFYEFRADSDFVWLTGCQREGAIVVIEDDKAVLYVPKPAEPDEPDFVGDANNSALWVGSAPSPRAYGEALGIECRPLEELASGLRGRNPHVLAGAGLDPALDAFGFGHSDGLRTVLAELRRIKDDWELGQLRGAVDATARGFADVLAALPEAVRGGGERWLQGTFDRRARAEGNGPGYTSIIAAGAHAPILHWTRCSGPVADDGIVLLDAGVELDSLYTADITRTFPVSGEFTDAQRKVYDLVHDAHVAALAEVRPGQDYGAFQETALRVIATGLHDWGLLPVSVDEALSPDGQQHRRYIVCGTGHFLGLDVHDCAASSPGAYRQGVLAEGMALAVEPGLYFHATDHTVPPELRGLGIRIEDDVVVTPGGHDLLSSAFPSTSAEVESWVRAATNPG, encoded by the coding sequence ATGACCGACCGGACCCGCCCCGACCTGAACGCGCTGCTGGCCGCGAAGGGTTTCCGAGACTGGATCCGGGAGGGCTGGGAGCCGGACGCCGATGTCGTCGAGGTGCCACCGGGCACCGCCGAGGCGGCCGCGGCGCACCGTGCCCGGCTGGCCGCCGAGCTGCCGGGCCGCCGGATCGCGCTCGCCGCCGGGCGTGCCCCGGTCCGGTCCAACGACACGTTCTACGAGTTCCGCGCGGACAGCGACTTCGTCTGGCTGACCGGTTGCCAGCGCGAAGGCGCGATCGTCGTGATCGAGGACGACAAAGCGGTGCTGTACGTGCCGAAGCCCGCCGAGCCGGACGAGCCCGACTTCGTGGGCGACGCGAACAACAGCGCGCTGTGGGTCGGGTCCGCGCCGAGCCCGCGCGCGTACGGCGAAGCGCTGGGCATCGAATGCCGTCCGCTGGAAGAGCTGGCTTCGGGGCTGCGCGGACGTAACCCGCATGTGCTGGCAGGCGCGGGCCTGGACCCGGCGCTCGACGCGTTCGGCTTCGGGCACAGCGACGGGCTGCGCACGGTCCTCGCCGAGCTTCGCCGGATCAAGGACGACTGGGAGCTCGGCCAGCTGCGCGGCGCGGTCGACGCCACCGCTCGCGGCTTCGCCGACGTGCTGGCCGCGCTGCCGGAAGCGGTGCGCGGCGGCGGTGAGCGCTGGCTGCAGGGCACTTTCGACCGGCGTGCCCGCGCCGAGGGCAACGGCCCTGGCTACACCTCGATCATCGCGGCCGGTGCGCACGCCCCGATCCTGCACTGGACGCGCTGCTCCGGCCCGGTCGCCGACGACGGCATCGTGCTGCTGGACGCAGGCGTCGAGCTGGATTCCCTGTACACGGCGGACATCACGCGCACCTTCCCGGTCAGCGGCGAGTTCACCGACGCTCAGCGCAAGGTGTACGACCTGGTGCACGACGCGCACGTCGCGGCGCTGGCCGAGGTGCGGCCCGGCCAGGACTACGGCGCGTTCCAGGAGACGGCGCTGCGGGTCATCGCGACGGGACTGCACGACTGGGGCCTCCTGCCAGTCTCGGTGGACGAGGCGCTGTCGCCGGATGGGCAGCAGCACCGGCGCTACATCGTCTGCGGCACCGGGCACTTCCTCGGCCTGGACGTCCACGACTGCGCGGCGTCGAGCCCAGGCGCCTACCGGCAGGGCGTCCTCGCCGAAGGCATGGCGCTCGCCGTCGAGCCCGGTCTCTACTTCCACGCGACCGACCACACGGTCCCGCCCGAGCTGCGCGGGCTCGGCATCCGCATCGAGGACGACGTCGTGGTCACCCCGGGCGGCCACGACCTGCTCTCCTCGGCCTTCCCCTCGACCTCCGCCGAGGTCGAGTCCTGGGTCCGCGCCGCCACCAACCCGGGATAA
- a CDS encoding helix-turn-helix domain-containing protein, whose product MEDEAPSIRDMLAVNLRAARTARGLSLSELARRSGIGKATLSQLESGGGNPTIETVFSLSRVLEVAISDLLDRRAGGAFTVVRAADVEVLRGEGVDLRQLRRIETGDGVFELYDQVVRGDSPQRSQGHVGIEHTIVQTGRLHVEVAGRTVEVGPGDYVAFDAREPHCYTALEAPVQSVLLLQYRADERLDGKAHAVLKN is encoded by the coding sequence GTGGAGGACGAGGCACCCTCGATCCGGGACATGCTGGCGGTCAACCTGCGCGCCGCCCGCACGGCGCGCGGCCTCTCGCTCTCGGAGCTCGCCCGCCGTTCGGGCATCGGCAAGGCCACGCTGTCGCAGCTCGAGTCCGGCGGCGGCAATCCGACCATCGAGACGGTGTTCAGCCTGTCCCGCGTGCTCGAAGTCGCGATCTCCGACCTGCTCGACCGCCGTGCGGGCGGCGCGTTCACCGTGGTCAGGGCGGCCGACGTCGAGGTGCTCCGCGGCGAGGGCGTCGACCTGCGCCAGCTGCGGCGCATCGAGACGGGCGACGGCGTCTTCGAGCTCTACGACCAGGTCGTGCGCGGTGATTCACCGCAGCGTTCGCAGGGCCACGTCGGCATCGAGCACACGATCGTCCAAACCGGACGCCTTCACGTCGAGGTCGCCGGCCGCACCGTCGAGGTCGGCCCCGGTGACTACGTCGCGTTCGACGCCCGCGAGCCGCACTGCTACACCGCGCTCGAGGCGCCCGTGCAGTCGGTGCTGCTGCTGCAATACCGTGCCGACGAACGGCTCGACGGCAAGGCTCACGCGGTACTGAAGAACTGA
- a CDS encoding NAD(P)/FAD-dependent oxidoreductase: MNRTRVVVLGAGIIGAACARELSLAGFDVLVVDRGRPAGGTTSHGEGNILVSDKGPGAELTLALLSARLWPSVVAELAAEDPDAATEYDPKGGIVVATTEDGARSLTTFVQSQIEAGVVAEPLSPNEVAAAEPALTRDVAAAFRYPQDAQVQPAGAALALLGSALRHGTRLRADTEVLGAVVAHGRITGVRVPGEVLGADVVVNAAGPWAGELSARLGAPIAVRPRRGEVLVTTPMPGVVRHKVYDADYVGAVGAGSGELQTSAVVESTWGGTVLIGSSRRRVGFDDTIRPDVLGAVAAKAVRLFPSLAHAAIMRAYGGFRAYVDDHLPVLGEDPRVAGLWHATGHEGAGIGLSVGTGLLLRELLTGAAPSAPVEEFTVDRPAVLA; the protein is encoded by the coding sequence ATGAACCGAACGCGGGTGGTGGTGCTCGGTGCGGGCATCATCGGGGCCGCGTGCGCCCGTGAGCTGAGCCTGGCCGGCTTCGACGTGCTCGTCGTGGACCGTGGCAGGCCCGCCGGTGGCACCACGTCGCACGGTGAGGGCAACATCCTGGTGTCCGACAAGGGGCCGGGCGCCGAACTCACGCTCGCGTTGCTGTCCGCTCGGCTGTGGCCGTCGGTCGTCGCCGAACTCGCCGCCGAAGACCCGGACGCGGCGACCGAGTACGACCCCAAGGGCGGCATCGTCGTCGCGACGACCGAAGACGGCGCACGCTCGCTCACCACGTTCGTTCAGTCGCAGATCGAGGCCGGGGTCGTCGCGGAACCTTTGTCTCCCAACGAAGTCGCGGCCGCCGAGCCCGCGCTGACCCGCGACGTGGCAGCGGCCTTCCGCTACCCGCAGGACGCGCAGGTGCAGCCTGCCGGAGCGGCATTGGCGTTGCTGGGTTCCGCGCTCCGGCACGGGACCCGGCTGCGCGCCGACACCGAGGTGCTCGGCGCGGTCGTGGCTCATGGTCGGATCACCGGCGTCCGCGTGCCCGGCGAGGTGCTCGGAGCCGATGTCGTCGTGAACGCGGCGGGTCCGTGGGCGGGTGAGCTGTCGGCCCGGCTCGGCGCGCCGATCGCGGTCCGGCCGCGCCGCGGTGAGGTGCTGGTGACGACGCCGATGCCCGGCGTCGTCCGGCACAAGGTCTACGACGCCGACTACGTTGGCGCGGTCGGCGCCGGTTCGGGCGAGTTGCAGACTTCCGCGGTCGTCGAGTCGACCTGGGGCGGCACGGTGCTGATCGGCTCCTCGCGCAGGCGGGTCGGCTTCGACGACACGATCCGGCCCGACGTGCTGGGCGCGGTCGCCGCGAAGGCGGTGCGGCTGTTCCCGTCGCTCGCCCATGCCGCGATCATGCGGGCGTACGGCGGATTCCGGGCCTATGTGGACGATCACCTGCCGGTGCTCGGCGAAGATCCGCGCGTCGCCGGGCTGTGGCACGCCACCGGGCACGAGGGCGCGGGGATCGGGCTGAGCGTCGGCACCGGCCTGCTGCTGCGCGAACTGCTGACCGGGGCGGCGCCGTCGGCACCGGTCGAAGAGTTCACTGTGGACCGTCCGGCAGTGCTCGCATGA
- a CDS encoding (2Fe-2S)-binding protein, whose amino-acid sequence MTERIQLTVDGEPLTGFAGQSVAGVLLASGRMSWRTTRSGAPRGVFCGIGACFDCLLTVNGVPDVRACRRSAVDGDEIRTQTRREDA is encoded by the coding sequence ATGACCGAGCGGATCCAACTCACCGTCGACGGCGAACCCCTGACCGGCTTCGCCGGCCAGTCTGTGGCGGGTGTGCTGCTGGCATCGGGCCGGATGTCTTGGCGGACAACGCGGTCCGGCGCGCCACGTGGTGTCTTCTGCGGTATCGGCGCGTGTTTCGACTGCCTGCTGACCGTCAACGGCGTGCCCGACGTCCGCGCCTGCCGGCGGTCCGCTGTGGACGGTGACGAGATCCGCACCCAGACCCGGCGGGAGGACGCGTGA
- a CDS encoding NAD(P)/FAD-dependent oxidoreductase, which yields MKHVVIVGAGPAGLAAAEHALHAGARVTILDQAEVPGGQYHRGRADFGALLSRCEWWPGSTVWAVEPELGVHVLCGPADGADRQRRTLTPDALVLATGAHDRTLPFPGWQLPGVFTAGAAQALAKGDRVAVGRRVLVAGAGPFLLPVAESLLKVGAEVVAVLEANPATTVLKGWSSPAAVRPDKAGELIRYATALARHRIPYRTGRVVIEARGDDRVRSVVTARVRADWSLVAGTERTYEVDAVCVGHGFVPQPELAVAAGCALDDGFVRVDAAQRTTVDGVFAAGEITGIGGAVTAAAEGAVAGRAAAGEDVPAALLRARDRALAFADRLAVAHPIGKAWRGWLRDDTIVCRCEETTYAELSRAAADPVAPGSHALKLGTRAGLGPCQGRMCGPTVSELFGLPERHHRPIAQPIRLGELADHKENPG from the coding sequence GTGAAGCACGTGGTGATCGTCGGCGCCGGGCCCGCCGGGCTCGCGGCGGCCGAGCACGCGCTCCACGCCGGAGCGCGGGTCACGATCCTGGACCAAGCGGAGGTTCCCGGCGGCCAGTATCACCGAGGCCGGGCCGATTTCGGCGCGCTGCTCAGCCGCTGCGAGTGGTGGCCGGGCAGCACGGTCTGGGCCGTCGAGCCGGAACTGGGGGTCCACGTCCTGTGCGGACCCGCCGATGGCGCCGACCGGCAACGGCGCACGCTCACCCCTGACGCACTGGTGCTGGCGACCGGCGCACATGACAGGACGTTGCCGTTCCCCGGCTGGCAACTGCCCGGCGTCTTCACCGCGGGCGCCGCGCAGGCGCTGGCGAAGGGGGACCGCGTCGCGGTCGGACGTCGGGTGCTGGTCGCCGGCGCCGGGCCGTTCCTCTTGCCGGTAGCCGAATCCCTGCTCAAGGTAGGCGCCGAAGTCGTCGCCGTCCTCGAAGCCAACCCGGCCACGACCGTCCTCAAAGGATGGTCATCGCCCGCCGCCGTCCGGCCGGACAAAGCAGGCGAGCTGATCCGCTACGCGACCGCGTTGGCTCGGCACCGCATCCCGTACCGGACAGGCCGAGTGGTCATCGAAGCGCGCGGCGACGATCGCGTCCGTTCCGTCGTCACCGCGCGAGTGCGCGCCGACTGGTCGCTCGTCGCGGGCACCGAGCGGACGTACGAGGTCGACGCGGTCTGCGTCGGCCACGGCTTCGTGCCGCAACCCGAACTGGCGGTCGCCGCGGGCTGCGCGCTCGACGACGGTTTCGTGCGCGTCGACGCCGCCCAGCGGACCACTGTGGACGGTGTATTCGCGGCAGGCGAGATCACCGGCATCGGCGGCGCGGTCACCGCAGCCGCGGAAGGCGCGGTCGCCGGTCGTGCTGCCGCGGGTGAGGACGTTCCCGCCGCGCTACTTCGCGCTCGCGACCGTGCCTTGGCGTTCGCGGACCGGCTGGCCGTTGCCCACCCGATCGGTAAGGCCTGGCGCGGCTGGCTGCGCGACGACACGATCGTCTGTCGTTGCGAGGAAACCACGTACGCCGAACTTTCCCGTGCGGCCGCGGATCCGGTCGCACCGGGATCACACGCGCTCAAACTCGGCACCCGCGCGGGCCTCGGCCCGTGCCAGGGCCGGATGTGCGGACCCACCGTGAGCGAACTCTTTGGCCTACCCGAACGCCACCACCGCCCGATCGCCCAGCCGATCCGGCTGGGCGAACTCGCCGACCACAAGGAGAATCCCGGATGA
- a CDS encoding dihydrodipicolinate synthase family protein has protein sequence MSTPDLGGVVVATALPYRADDSAPAGLAVDYDAYAEHCRWLIDNGCRGVGPNGSLGEYSSLTDEERRRVARTAIEAVGPDGIVVVGVHGPGSHQARYWAEAAAEDGAHGLLCLPPTLYRANRGEVLAHFEAVASAGLPVMVYNNPFDTKVDLTPELLAEIAAIDNVVAVKEFSGDVRRVLEIRERAPGLDVISGADDVVLESLLMGATGWFAGFPNVFPAESVRLFELARAGKLEEARALYEPLVAAFRWDSRTEFVQAIKLGMDLVGRYGGPCRPPRGALTDEHRSLVTADMRRALASLGVS, from the coding sequence ATGAGCACCCCCGACCTCGGCGGCGTCGTCGTCGCCACCGCGTTGCCCTACCGCGCGGACGACTCGGCGCCGGCGGGCCTGGCGGTCGACTACGACGCCTACGCCGAGCACTGCCGCTGGCTGATCGACAACGGCTGCCGAGGCGTCGGCCCCAACGGCTCACTCGGCGAGTACTCCTCACTCACCGACGAAGAACGCCGCCGCGTCGCCCGCACGGCCATCGAGGCGGTCGGCCCGGACGGCATCGTCGTCGTCGGCGTGCACGGCCCCGGCTCCCACCAAGCTCGGTACTGGGCCGAGGCCGCCGCCGAGGACGGCGCGCACGGCCTGCTCTGCCTGCCGCCCACGCTGTACCGCGCCAACCGCGGCGAGGTGCTCGCCCACTTCGAAGCCGTGGCGAGCGCCGGCCTGCCGGTCATGGTCTACAACAACCCCTTCGACACCAAGGTCGACCTCACCCCGGAGCTGCTCGCCGAGATCGCCGCGATCGACAACGTGGTGGCGGTCAAGGAGTTCTCCGGCGACGTCCGCCGCGTGCTCGAAATCCGCGAGCGAGCCCCCGGCCTCGACGTGATCAGCGGCGCCGACGACGTAGTACTCGAAAGCCTCCTGATGGGCGCTACCGGCTGGTTCGCGGGCTTCCCCAACGTCTTTCCCGCCGAGTCGGTCCGCCTCTTCGAGCTGGCGAGGGCAGGCAAGTTGGAAGAGGCTCGTGCGCTGTACGAGCCACTGGTCGCCGCGTTCCGCTGGGACTCGCGCACCGAGTTCGTCCAGGCCATCAAACTGGGCATGGACCTCGTCGGCCGCTACGGCGGCCCCTGCCGACCGCCGCGCGGCGCGCTGACCGACGAGCACCGTTCGCTGGTCACCGCCGACATGCGCCGCGCACTCGCTTCGCTCGGCGTGTCGTAG
- a CDS encoding proline racemase family protein, whose amino-acid sequence MRSTRAITAVDSHTEGMPTRVVTGGVGVIPGATMAERRRHFMSSMDDLRQFLMNEPRGHSAMSGAILQPPCHPDADWGVVYIEVSGCLPMCGHGTIGVATVLVETGMVEVTEPKTIVRLDTPAGLVHAEVDVRDGRASRVTLRNVASFLADRDAAVDVPGLGEVRYDLAYGGNFYAILDLSQVDIPFERSEKDRILAAGLSIMDAINTQRPPRHPEDPLIGGCKHVQFLAPGSDARVSRNAMAIHPGWFDRSPCGTGTSARMAQLHARGELPLHTAFENRSFIGTSFTGQLVGETTAGGLPAVVPEFSGRAWITGTATYLLDPDDPFPAGFVL is encoded by the coding sequence ATGCGCTCGACCAGGGCGATCACGGCCGTCGATTCGCACACCGAGGGCATGCCCACCCGCGTGGTCACCGGCGGCGTCGGCGTCATCCCCGGCGCCACCATGGCCGAGCGCCGCAGGCATTTCATGTCCTCGATGGACGATCTACGCCAGTTCCTGATGAACGAGCCCCGTGGCCACTCCGCCATGAGCGGCGCGATCCTCCAGCCACCGTGTCATCCGGACGCCGACTGGGGCGTGGTCTACATCGAGGTCTCCGGCTGCCTCCCGATGTGCGGCCACGGCACCATCGGCGTCGCGACGGTCCTGGTCGAGACCGGCATGGTCGAGGTGACCGAGCCGAAGACCATCGTCCGCCTGGACACCCCGGCAGGCCTCGTCCACGCCGAAGTCGACGTCCGCGACGGCCGGGCGTCACGGGTCACCCTGCGCAACGTCGCGTCCTTCTTGGCCGATCGCGACGCGGCGGTCGACGTGCCGGGCCTCGGCGAGGTCCGGTACGACCTGGCTTACGGCGGCAACTTCTACGCGATCTTGGACTTGTCCCAAGTGGACATCCCTTTTGAACGGTCCGAAAAGGACCGCATACTGGCGGCGGGTTTGTCGATCATGGACGCGATCAATACTCAGCGCCCGCCCCGGCATCCGGAAGATCCGCTGATCGGCGGGTGCAAGCACGTCCAGTTCCTCGCCCCTGGCTCCGACGCCCGTGTGTCCCGCAACGCGATGGCGATCCATCCGGGCTGGTTCGACCGATCACCTTGCGGCACCGGCACTTCGGCCCGGATGGCGCAGCTGCACGCGCGCGGCGAGCTTCCGTTGCACACGGCGTTCGAGAACCGGTCGTTCATCGGGACGAGCTTCACCGGGCAGCTGGTCGGTGAGACCACGGCCGGCGGCCTGCCCGCGGTGGTGCCCGAGTTCTCGGGCCGAGCCTGGATCACGGGCACGGCCACCTACCTGCTCGACCCGGACGACCCCTTCCCAGCCGGCTTCGTCCTCTGA
- a CDS encoding class I SAM-dependent methyltransferase → MIYEHPLAYLLGLEGIALLRGFTGEFNRDFVEARIAEIRDLLDNDSLANAAVEVDRVDTVEGYRRWSATYDQPGNAAFDIDEPLVKEIIDALSPGVALDAACGTGRYSRLLAERGHQVIGVDSSPDMLALAPQGDFRLGELHRLPIGDAEVDLVVCGLALTHIPDLGPAMAEFARVLREGGHLVIADMHPSAVARGSIPTSRDAEGRPGRVVTYRHSLGDYLRAALPLGLQLRRCEEPAVPLGTHPEPVDAPREVGPWDLWPWCLSDLVPDAARAAIDGAPAMVIWHFQLKAS, encoded by the coding sequence GTGATCTACGAGCACCCTTTGGCCTACCTGCTCGGACTCGAAGGCATCGCACTCCTACGCGGCTTCACCGGAGAGTTCAATCGAGACTTCGTCGAGGCACGCATCGCCGAGATCCGCGACCTGCTCGACAATGACTCACTGGCCAACGCGGCCGTCGAAGTCGACCGCGTCGACACGGTCGAGGGCTACCGGCGGTGGTCGGCGACCTACGACCAGCCCGGCAACGCGGCCTTCGACATCGACGAGCCCCTCGTCAAAGAGATCATCGACGCGCTATCACCGGGCGTCGCCTTGGACGCCGCGTGCGGCACAGGCCGTTACTCCCGCCTTCTGGCCGAGCGCGGCCATCAGGTCATCGGCGTCGACAGCTCCCCCGACATGCTCGCCCTCGCCCCACAAGGCGACTTCCGGCTCGGCGAACTGCACCGCCTCCCCATCGGCGACGCCGAGGTCGACCTGGTCGTCTGCGGGCTGGCACTGACCCACATTCCCGACCTCGGGCCCGCGATGGCCGAATTCGCCAGGGTTTTGCGCGAGGGCGGCCATTTGGTGATCGCCGACATGCATCCCTCGGCGGTGGCACGCGGCTCGATCCCTACCTCGCGCGACGCGGAGGGTCGTCCGGGCAGGGTGGTGACCTACCGTCACTCGCTCGGCGACTACCTGCGCGCCGCCTTGCCGCTGGGGCTTCAGCTTCGGCGGTGCGAGGAACCCGCCGTGCCGCTCGGTACGCACCCGGAGCCTGTGGACGCGCCTCGCGAGGTCGGACCTTGGGACCTGTGGCCATGGTGCCTGTCCGACCTGGTGCCCGACGCGGCACGAGCCGCCATCGACGGAGCCCCCGCGATGGTCATCTGGCACTTCCAGCTGAAGGCGTCCTGA